A genomic stretch from Barnesiella intestinihominis YIT 11860 includes:
- a CDS encoding Ig-like domain-containing protein produces MKKYYIILIAFLGCLGLQAKDMTGLKIYINPGHGGYDSDDRNVAVYPYAQGDTLGFWESSSNLHKGLMLRELLQEQGATVAMSRVLNRTEDDRGLETIGREASEWEADLFFSIHSNATGTSRRDNFPMMLFRGYTENPVKPEDKVAAKILFKHLIENQVTYWTQTEEYVVGDFDFYPDWNNAGLGVLRKLTVTGFLSEGSYHDYVPETYRLLNMDYKWMEAWHFTKAVMEYFDTEGFTTGNIAGVIYDSRMTRTESYVQHGRDKQVPLCGATVTLLPNNITYTTDNLYNGVYMFKNLAPGNYQLKIAAEDHYDRTIYVTVTANTISYTNVAMDRVRNTAPEVTSYSPVMENETDSINCTTPIVLNFNWDMDTESVQKAFSIDPPVEGNITFEDSQYRMVFTPTRPYEVATLYTVKLDKSAKHPGNMSMTEDFSFTFLTQGRNQLKLLAASPSEGAVLHYPKPTIEVRFDNVLDPVNIRDLIKLQDSEGNDVSINLRSAKYNQLGDSYGNYYFTTAADLKQGQNYKLKIDASLHDVENIAIVDPIEINFTAGDVSRSETAVEEFETPDMITFDATQSIGTTTAKAIRSTAQKLFGSASYNFTYTFNADEARAVFTTADTFGSSTVVDNTQTIGMHIYGDLSCDEIWLQLSSGNDTQEILLTNVDFRGWQFRETRLDQLNPGKDYRISGIKITRTKPFFSESGSFFLDNMLVYTSSDIHFIATSKAVNVYPNPASDILKIQSDTSVQRWTLYSLSGSCIATGSETTIDTSNIPAGTYLLKIQTEGKEFCYPVLIVH; encoded by the coding sequence ATGAAAAAATATTATATCATTCTCATTGCCTTCTTGGGCTGTTTAGGCTTGCAAGCCAAAGATATGACCGGACTTAAAATTTACATCAATCCGGGTCACGGCGGTTATGACTCGGACGACCGCAATGTAGCCGTATATCCGTATGCACAAGGCGACACACTCGGTTTTTGGGAATCCTCGTCGAATCTGCACAAAGGATTGATGTTAAGAGAACTGCTACAAGAGCAGGGAGCTACCGTAGCGATGTCTCGCGTATTAAATCGGACGGAAGACGACCGAGGACTCGAAACCATCGGGCGGGAAGCCAGCGAATGGGAGGCCGACCTGTTTTTCTCCATACACAGCAATGCGACCGGCACGAGCCGCCGGGATAATTTCCCGATGATGTTGTTCAGAGGATATACCGAAAATCCGGTAAAGCCCGAGGACAAGGTAGCGGCAAAGATACTGTTCAAGCACCTTATCGAAAACCAAGTAACCTATTGGACTCAAACGGAAGAGTATGTCGTGGGCGATTTTGATTTCTATCCCGACTGGAACAATGCAGGATTGGGAGTCCTCCGAAAATTAACCGTCACCGGGTTTCTTTCAGAAGGTTCTTATCACGACTATGTGCCCGAAACATATCGTTTGCTCAACATGGACTACAAATGGATGGAGGCATGGCATTTCACCAAAGCTGTCATGGAATACTTCGACACAGAAGGATTCACAACGGGAAATATCGCCGGTGTTATTTATGATAGTCGCATGACCCGTACCGAATCGTACGTACAACACGGAAGAGACAAGCAAGTGCCATTATGTGGAGCCACAGTAACCCTGTTGCCGAACAATATAACCTATACGACGGATAACCTATACAACGGCGTATACATGTTTAAAAACCTCGCTCCGGGTAATTACCAGCTAAAAATCGCAGCGGAAGACCATTACGATCGGACAATCTATGTAACAGTGACAGCCAATACAATAAGTTATACCAATGTGGCTATGGACAGAGTGAGAAATACAGCACCGGAAGTCACCTCTTACAGCCCTGTCATGGAAAACGAAACAGACAGCATCAACTGTACGACTCCCATTGTCTTGAATTTCAATTGGGATATGGACACGGAATCTGTACAAAAGGCTTTCTCGATCGACCCGCCGGTAGAAGGGAACATTACATTCGAGGATTCACAGTACCGAATGGTATTTACCCCCACTCGTCCTTACGAGGTAGCTACCCTATATACCGTAAAACTCGATAAAAGTGCAAAACACCCGGGTAATATGTCTATGACCGAAGATTTTTCCTTCACGTTCTTAACGCAGGGAAGAAACCAATTGAAACTATTGGCAGCCAGCCCATCGGAAGGAGCGGTACTACACTATCCGAAACCGACGATCGAAGTAAGATTCGATAATGTTCTCGACCCTGTCAATATTCGAGACCTCATCAAATTACAGGATAGTGAAGGAAACGATGTCAGCATCAACTTGCGTTCTGCCAAATACAACCAGTTAGGAGACTCCTACGGGAACTATTATTTTACCACAGCTGCCGATTTGAAACAAGGACAAAATTATAAATTGAAAATAGATGCCTCGTTGCACGATGTGGAAAATATAGCGATCGTAGACCCCATCGAAATCAATTTTACCGCCGGAGATGTAAGCCGCTCCGAAACAGCCGTCGAGGAATTCGAAACTCCCGATATGATTACATTCGATGCGACCCAAAGTATCGGGACAACCACTGCAAAAGCGATTCGCTCTACCGCTCAAAAACTGTTCGGTAGCGCATCTTACAATTTCACATACACGTTCAATGCAGACGAAGCTCGCGCCGTATTCACAACAGCCGATACATTCGGAAGTTCCACTGTGGTCGACAATACCCAAACTATCGGTATGCACATTTACGGCGATCTTTCTTGCGACGAAATATGGCTGCAACTATCCTCTGGAAACGATACACAAGAGATTTTATTGACGAATGTCGATTTCAGAGGCTGGCAATTCCGGGAAACCCGTTTGGACCAGCTGAATCCGGGAAAGGACTATCGCATAAGCGGCATAAAGATAACGAGAACAAAACCGTTCTTCTCCGAATCGGGTAGTTTCTTCTTAGACAATATGCTGGTATATACCTCCTCGGATATTCACTTTATCGCTACATCGAAAGCCGTAAATGTTTATCCTAATCCGGCCTCCGATATATTAAAAATTCAGTCTGACACCTCCGTACAACGGTGGACCCTGTACAGCCTATCGGGAAGCTGTATCGCTACCGGTTCGGAAACAACGATAGATACCTCGAACATTCCCGCGGGAACGTACTTGTTGAAAATACAGACCGAAGGAAAAGAGTTCTGTTATCCGGTTTTGATTGTACATTGA